Part of the Candidatus Dadabacteria bacterium genome, ACTAGAGTTTTAACCCATGCATCTGAATTGTCCCATAGAAGTCTCGACACATCCTGGTCTTTTGTATCGTCGGATGATTCCGCTGTTTCGCAACGCGCATAATAATTTCCACCTTGAAGCGGGTACTTGCTAGCGCACATCACGGAAGTTTGTGCGCCAAATATCGGGCGGAGCAAGAAAAGAGATGTGAGCGTGGAACAGATTCGGTTTAAAAGATACCCGATCTTTCCTTCAAATTCATCAGTCGGCGTAAGATTAGTCTTAACAGACCCGGGGTGCAGGGCTACCGATTGGAGGTTGTACTTTTTGGCAAATCGTCTCTGTATCTCGAAAGTAAGGTGAATTAGTGCTAATTTTGACAGCGCATAAGCGTCCCAGGAGTGGTAGTCTCCATCATCGTTGAACATGTTCTTGTTTTTCACTCTGTCGTGCAAGTGGGAAGTCACGTTGACGACTCGCGCGTCTCCGCTTTCCAGACCGTTCTGCTTGAGAACTGGAAGCAATAAGCTCGTCAGGTGAAAAGTTCCGAGGAAATTGGTTCGCCAGTGAATTTCGAAACCGTCCTTTGTCAGGGGCGGTTTTTTTCTCGGATTAAGAATGTTCTTGTGAATCCCCGCGTTATTGACAAGTACGTGCAGCCGGTCGTTGTAATTTTTCCGGTACCACGTCGTGAAATCATTAACGCTGTCAGCATCGCACAGGTCTAACCCGTGGGCCGTAATCTTCTTTTCATCAGCGCCAATGATTCGCAAGTCTCCCCTCAAGGAGCTTTCCATCAGTTCAATATCGTGAATACTGGTGACAACGACCGTAGCTCCCCAGCTTGCAAGGATCCTGGCCGTTTCGTAACCAATTGAATTAGGAGCGGCGCCTGTCACAATGACGTTCCGACCTGACATATCAACTTCTTCCGCCATCGGTTTACTCGTAAACAACCGCAGGATATGAGTTACGGATTTTGAGAACGTCTTAGGCATATGGGAACAATATTATGTATAAAGTGTGGTCTCGCGTACAGCTGATCTTTATATAACACAAACGCGCATCTCTCGTGCTTGCCTGGCCAGCTGCTACGCCGGTTACAGGACTCACTCTCGGGAATTAGCGACCAGGGGCTCGCTTGCTTCCCACAGCCTGGTTCCGTTTTCCTCATCCAGTGCCGCAGGAGACACGGACTTTCGCTGCATTAAATGCAGGTAGATACCTGTTTCGGTACCAGCTTCTTCCGCACAGCACAAGTAGATTACCGGCCCGATAGCTTCTTCCGGGGACTGAAAAAAATATCTTAGCAACGGGTTAACTATGGGTTTCAGGATCAACGGCGTTTCCCGTGAAATGTTCGTAGCAACGCCTCCGGGACACATTGAGTGAACCGCAACTTCAGTTTTGCCGCCCGTGTTCAGACGGCGTGAGAGTTCAGTCGCAAACGTACATAAAACAAGTTTGCTGATACCGTAATACTTGAAGCTATCTCCGAGCTCATAGTCGGTAAATTCCCCGAGGCGGTCGAAATCGATAGTATGAGAGGATCGATGGGACTCGGATGAGACGAAGATAATTCGCGGCGTTTTTCCAGTTTGGCTGGATGGACAGATCACGCCGTCTTTCAGCCACTGGTCAATCATGATGCGATTCGCAAGGAAGTGAACCGTAAACATTGTTTCATAGCCCTGCGGTGTTTTAGTTGCCTTTCTGAGCGCCAGGCCTGCGTTCAGAACCGCAATATCAATTTTGATGTTGCGGTTACTCAGACTATCGCAAAGACGGTGTACCGACTGAAGATCCGAGAGGTCTACTTCCATCATTTCCACGTTCTCGGAACCGGACAGTTTCTTTATTTCGTCGCATGTTTTCGTATGACCGGGTCGACAAGCTAAAATCATGTTTGCGCCTCGCCTCGCGAGCTCAGCGGCGGCGGCTTTGCCAAGCCCGCTGTTCGCTCCGGTTATCAGACAGGTTTTGCCATCGATACGCAAGTGTTCTGGAACAGGGTTCACTTCCGATACCTTGGGTTGCGCCAGATCTCGAATTGCGATGATTATAGCGTCTATGAAGGAACCGTCTCCCATTTGGTTTGTTTTTCGTTTCATGGCGAGTTTCTCCGTACTGTTTTTCGGTTTTTTGTAGTTGCTTGAATTTGCATAGGCTATTCGAAAGGAATTTCATATTTCTCGCGATAAAAAGAGAAATAATCTTCAATAATTTCCTCGCTCAACCCGAAATCACTTAAGTGATAGACGTGCCTGCCAAAGCGGTTTTGCGGATTTCTTTTCATAAAAGTCCTGGCTTGCTGCACCGCTTCGGCATCAAAATCGACCCCCGCCTTCAGATAAATCCGGGGAAGCTCGGTAATCGGGTCCTTCATCAGGTCGTAGTACGAAACGTCGACGAATCGGTCAGCATCTGCTTTGTCTCGGGACTGGATGGTTAACTCGACCATCCTGCGAGCCTTTCTGGACCAGTGTCTCGCGATTTCCCTTGGGTCCACGTGGTCGCTGAATATGCCGCGGTTGTGAGCAACCATGCTGCAGAAAGAAGGCATGGTTTTTCGAGGGTCGCGGTGGGTCTGCACGACTATTGCGGTTGGGAAAACTTTAAGAAATACATCCAGATATTCCATGTGATGCGGCGTTTTAAGCACCCAGTTACCGCCGGGGCGTTGCCAGCACAGAATCTTCAGCACCTTACGGAAATATTCATAGGTCTGCGTATGGTCCTGTTCCTCCAGCCACCGGGAATAACTCGGCACGTGCATTGTGGCTTCTGGGGCCTGGCTCATAAAGTTCAGATCAAGAAGCATTACATCTTCTTCCGGCTCATTATGGTCAATAGGGTGAACCGCCATGAACTGCGGGGACAAATACGAAATCAGTCGTTGTGCGAGGACTGCATGCGCATTTCGAGTGACCGTTCCCTTGGCTTTGTTGCTTGGGGGTAGCGGGTTGAGTGCTTCTGTGCCCGACACGCCTCGAATACTCGGATGAGAATTCAGCAGCCTATGCAATACTGTCGTTCCACTGCGCTGCAATCCCGTGATCAGGATAATTTTTCCCAAATTGATGTCATTTATTTCAGGGTGCTGTTTTAGCAGTTCTTCAATTCGCAAGCGATGAGCCAGCGCGCTTGTGAGTCGAATTTTTTGTATCAGCCTGCCGGTTGGGGTAAGCTCGGCTTCTTCATTAATCGAATTTATGAGAACTTCCAACGCCTCAAAGTGACCGTCGTCACCAAAATCCTCAAGCCTCGTTTTTCGAATCGCGCTGGCGGTGAGCTTTTCAATATTCAAAGAATTCGACAATCCAAGGTTTTCACTTAGCTTCCCGACGGAATTGAAAATCTTAACGGGAAAAGGACGGTAGGGATTTTCGTAATCTGTAGAAGTTACCAGGTTCTTTTCGGTCATAGCATTTGTTGCTTAAGGTCAGTTAACTTGACCAATCTGGTCCGTGGTTGGGGATGTTCCTTCGCGCGCACCCACCTGAAGCACATAGTGCCGGAAGAATGTCCGGCTGTCTGGAGCCAGTTGGGATGGCCGGGATCCCCGTGAGCTACCACCAGACGCACGGAACCGTCATCTTCATAATGGGCAAGATGTTTGTTAGTGTGTATCGTGTGATAGCGGTAGTCCAGCGATTCCATCCAGTAGTTGTTTAGTTGGAAGTTCCAATGTTCGCATTCCGGCGGCGTTACTTCTATCAAAAGTGCTTCGTCTTCCGCCACTTTCCAATGACTGTGGTAGTAAACGATATTGGGATCACCCCCGGCGGCCAGTGATACTTCCGGATCAAACATCGGCAGTTCGTTGGTGTGCTTTTGAAAATCCCGAGCCCACTTGGCAAACAGTAATGGCGCGCCTGCCACGAGCGTTCCCGCAGTTTTTAACCCTTCGT contains:
- a CDS encoding SDR family NAD(P)-dependent oxidoreductase; this translates as MKRKTNQMGDGSFIDAIIIAIRDLAQPKVSEVNPVPEHLRIDGKTCLITGANSGLGKAAAAELARRGANMILACRPGHTKTCDEIKKLSGSENVEMMEVDLSDLQSVHRLCDSLSNRNIKIDIAVLNAGLALRKATKTPQGYETMFTVHFLANRIMIDQWLKDGVICPSSQTGKTPRIIFVSSESHRSSHTIDFDRLGEFTDYELGDSFKYYGISKLVLCTFATELSRRLNTGGKTEVAVHSMCPGGVATNISRETPLILKPIVNPLLRYFFQSPEEAIGPVIYLCCAEEAGTETGIYLHLMQRKSVSPAALDEENGTRLWEASEPLVANSRE
- a CDS encoding sulfotransferase, with the protein product MTEKNLVTSTDYENPYRPFPVKIFNSVGKLSENLGLSNSLNIEKLTASAIRKTRLEDFGDDGHFEALEVLINSINEEAELTPTGRLIQKIRLTSALAHRLRIEELLKQHPEINDINLGKIILITGLQRSGTTVLHRLLNSHPSIRGVSGTEALNPLPPSNKAKGTVTRNAHAVLAQRLISYLSPQFMAVHPIDHNEPEEDVMLLDLNFMSQAPEATMHVPSYSRWLEEQDHTQTYEYFRKVLKILCWQRPGGNWVLKTPHHMEYLDVFLKVFPTAIVVQTHRDPRKTMPSFCSMVAHNRGIFSDHVDPREIARHWSRKARRMVELTIQSRDKADADRFVDVSYYDLMKDPITELPRIYLKAGVDFDAEAVQQARTFMKRNPQNRFGRHVYHLSDFGLSEEIIEDYFSFYREKYEIPFE
- a CDS encoding SDR family NAD(P)-dependent oxidoreductase, with the protein product MAEEVDMSGRNVIVTGAAPNSIGYETARILASWGATVVVTSIHDIELMESSLRGDLRIIGADEKKITAHGLDLCDADSVNDFTTWYRKNYNDRLHVLVNNAGIHKNILNPRKKPPLTKDGFEIHWRTNFLGTFHLTSLLLPVLKQNGLESGDARVVNVTSHLHDRVKNKNMFNDDGDYHSWDAYALSKLALIHLTFEIQRRFAKKYNLQSVALHPGSVKTNLTPTDEFEGKIGYLLNRICSTLTSLFLLRPIFGAQTSVMCASKYPLQGGNYYARCETAESSDDTKDQDVSRLLWDNSDAWVKTLV